DNA sequence from the Cucumis melo cultivar AY chromosome 6, USDA_Cmelo_AY_1.0, whole genome shotgun sequence genome:
TATTAGATAACTGATTTAAGATATTTCAagactttaattaatttattatatctAACTTTCAATTaactaaaacatttttttttaagagttGGTAAGTTGCATGtataacaatcaaatctaaaatatttgttGGTATAGCATAATGTAAAAGagtttgtaaatataacaaaatttagatcTAGCTTTCGgtgtctatcactaataaaccaTATCGTTAGTAGGTGTTTGGATATATGATAGACCATATAGTAATAGGAGTCTATATagaattattatatttatacattttttttaaatgttattgTTCATTCGAGTATTATTTCTTGACGTACTATTTATTACAATTACCTTATTTTAAGGTTGAGGGACTAGTTTGAAACATtgaattttttcttctttttgctcTGAAGATATATATAATCTTAATCATATAGGCATTTTAGAGGAAAATTATATCAAATGACATCTTCTGAAAATATTTACggatataataaaaatattataatatatctGTGATTAACCAAGATAAACTACTATCTATGATTAACCAAGATAAACTACTATTTGTGTGTACGTATCATGATACAAATAGACATGCAATTGATCATCTATCTTAGCTTATTATGGTTCATTGTAGATAGACAATGACACTTTActataatttgtaaatattttggatCGTTTCATTACATTTGAAAATAACTCTAACTATTATCTAtataatagaaattaaacaaaaataaaacaactaaaataaatatcaaGATCAAATAATAATTTTGCATAACACTAGTTATGTACATATGTTCACTACATATTTGgttaattaaagaagaaaaagtagtTAAAGATCAAAGAGTTTAATATATTTTGAATGTGAACATACAGGAAGTCGTCAATTATTAACAGCAAACATAAAGCTAAAAGTAGTGGATGATATGAAGAAATACATAATTTATGAGACCATTGAAGGGGATTTGCTAAAGAATTACAAAGTGTTCACAGTGAAACTTGAAGTTGTTAATGGAAGCTTAAACAAAGTTGGAGGAGGAAGCTTTGCAAAATGGACTATTGATTTTGTAAAGGCAAAGGAAAATGTGCCTTCACCTGAAAACTACGTGGAAATGTTTATCAACATTTCCAAAGGTGTTGATGCTTATTTTTCCCAGAACCAAAAACCCTAAATTACTCAAGCTGTGTGACCTCAAGTTTGGAGACTTTCTACTTGGTTTGTTCTTAAAATAAGAAAATGGATGTGTAATATGTAATGTGTCGTTTTATGTCTGTTATGGATGCATGTGTAGTATAATTTGTAAAATTGAAATAATCTATCGTTATTGTGTGTGTGTCAAAGCTCTCTGGTGTGTGACGTCATATCTCCAATTGGCTAATGGATCACAACTTCGTGTATGCAAAAAATAGTTTGTCGATCAACTTATTAAAATGTATTTGGGAATTAAGGATCCTTTATTTTTAATTGTAAGCCATGCATTCTCAAATTTTGGAAAGAGGTACTTTTACACAGGATATAGATGTATGCCACACAACACGTCCTACAAACCATGAAGACGAGCAAAAATCAACAAACTATAGAGAAACAACAATAAACACATAAAAGTTGGTAACTAGTTTCGTGATTGAACTGATGGACTTTATTTCCCTTTTATGAAGCCCAACCCATTTATCTAGAGCTAATTATTTGTTAGGGACGGCaagaagaataacaaaaaaataaggtttagataaatgataattttatttttaaattggcaaaatagcaaaatagttaatttttagataataaatagaacaactatgccttaaatgctcctacctaattgacaaattagatttctaaatacaatggtaacaaaaaccacaaatactctataattaatacaaattaTGCACACTCTTGAATATTCtaatttttccaaaaaaaaaaaaaaaaccattttctGGAAAACATCACATCTTCTACATACAACCACTTCACTTATCCAAGAAAACCCTAGAATTTTTTTGAATCTTCTCTTTTCCTTCAAAAAATAAGATCgctttcttccttcctttttgAAACGCTTTCCACCGGCCCTTTTAAGATCGCTCTCCACTTAATCGCTTTCAATCGTTCCCTTTTAAGATCTCTTTCCACCGGCCTTCGTTCGTTTGTACCCTTCTCTTCGTTCTTCAACTTTCTGTTTGTTTTCTGCAGGTAGATTGCCAAATATTCGTGAGTTGTTTCGTTTTCACGCTTCTGTTCGTTTTTCAACCTTTGGATTTGTCCTCTATTTCCACATCTTCTGCAGGTAGATAAAAAATACCCGATCCTCAAGTTTTCTTCTTAAGATTTGTCCCCGCTTCTAACattcctcaaattttcaaatcgcTTTCCACCGGCATGCActtaaatgttaaatttatagatagtcatatttatattttatttgtttaatttaatcttcctaaaataaagggcaTAAAATGTGAACAAATATGCCCTTTATTTTATGAAGATGAATTGGGATTTGTTGTGtagttataaatatatatttcccttctcaatttttataaattgtatagaatataaatatgaaaaagggAAAGGAGAGGTCAAAACAAGAACAAGTGATTGATTAAGAGTCGTGGGGATCACTGGTTCTAAGAAACGATTGCCAACTGGAATTCAAAGTTTGTTGTGTTCTTCTGAGGAGGTACAAATGTATGTTTTTAAGAATTATACACAAGTTGTAGACGTTTATAGGTTTTCCTATGCCTACCAGAGAACAGAAGATATAATAGGAGAGGAATCCAGGAGCAAGCGAGATAGTCCAGGAACTTCAAAAAAGAGGGGGAGGATTGAACCGCAAAAAGAAGAGGTCAATGTACAGAAGAAACAAAAGATTAAAAGCTTAGTAAAGTACAGATTTATTTTCCAATTACTTATGGTCTGTTAGGTTTCAAAAAAAGCTTATTTATGTTATTGTCTGTTTAGGTTTCGAGGAGGCGAATTTACAAAGGGAGAGGTGAAGGAAAGGTATAACAGTTAAACCTTTGTTATAAATGAATTATGTATTATATAAATTCATTATAACTTTGACAAACAAGAAGATACTGAAAGCGAAAGCGAAAAGGAGGAACaagtagaagaagatgaagaagtagaagaagatgaacaacAACAAGAAGATAAACAAGTAGAAGAATAACACgatgaagaagaggaagggGAGACCGCAGTATGTGAAGATTCTAGTTCATCGACGAGTGAACAAGATGAAACTCCAACGGATACTAAGAAGAGAAAGAAGGTTgggaaaaatggaaagaaagtaAGCACATAATTTCCATTTGataaagtgtttgttattttaCGTATTGGCtataaattttggttttataaaTTAGGTGAAAGCtaataaaaaagaacaaaaggcaaGAGAAGGTAGAAGGAGGAAGGGAAAAGCCCCAATGAAACCGAAAAATCTGAGGTATTATTGTATTGTACTTCTGTTGTATGTGATTCATTCAGATACTCTGTATTTGTGTATTGTGAATGTATTGTACAGTACTTCTATTGTATGtgtttttaatttatgttttgaatttcaTAATGGCTTGTATGTAGAGTTTGTATATTTAGTGTATTTGGTTGTATGTGATGCAATTAATTACATTGTCTTTAGAAATTGTGAATGTAAATACTTTTCTGAACGTGTGGTATGTTATTTTATGTTCACTGTGTATTCAATTATATATGTTGACTGTATTTATATGTTGAGTGTATTTGTGGTTGAGTGTATATGAATTTCAGCAGGAGAGATATGTATTGTGAACGTATGTGGAGTTTTATGTACTTTGTATGTTGAATGTAACTCATTTTACGTTTTTGAACATATGATTTGAAGTCAATAGTGTATAATTTGAATCTTCATGTATGTGGTGCAGCCAATTAAACTATATTTGTTTATTACGAATGTAAACCATGTTCTGTTACATTGAATGTATTCACGGTGTATTCAACTATATAGATCATCTGAGATTCATTTGTGGTAGTTACaatattttgtttaatatatcTTTAGTGTTAATCAATTAAATGTGATAGATATATGTGTCGTTActgataatttttttaaatcaatgTTAGGACTCCGTCTACTTAATGTGTTCAAAGAGGAGAAACAAGCCTTTAAAAATCAATCTACACACTAAGAGCACAGTAGTGGACaaaattaaggaaaatcttGGAGATAGGCTGATTAATAGGTTTAGGGAGGAGATATTTGGGCACTTTCTAAACTTCTACATAACAAACCAATCCTCCCAATTGTTGTTGCACCTTATTTAGCGAATGTGCAAACCAAATCGACTAGTCAGCTTCAATTTCTAATAGGAAGAAGAGTTCTGAAGTTTGGGTTGAGAGAATTTGCCCTTATAACCGGCCTAAAATGCCATGAGATTCCTGATATTAACCATGAGGATATAAAGGGGGGTGGGCAACTAAAAGGAGTATATTTTGAAAACCATAAAACTGTGACGAGGTAGTACTTGAACGTTATGTTCAATATAAATACTGCTGGCACATATGATGCTAGGATAAAAATGGCCAAACTGTACTTTCTCGAGAGTTTTTTCATCCCTAAGCAAGAATGTCTAAGTATAGAGTGGGATCATATCATTATGGTAGATGATGATGAGCTATTTGATGGGTACCCAAGGGGTAGGGTTGCATTTGAACTTTTAGGGGACTTCATGAATAGGATCGTTTGTAGCAAGAGGCAAACGGGGATTTCGATGGGGTTTTTTTTCCCATTCTTGTATGGGCTTATGAGGTAATCCCAACATTAAGTACTCCGTCCAACTTCTTTGCAATAAGGATTTCAAATGAAGTCCCTAGGATTATAAATTGGGCAGCCGACACACAACCCAAATGGAAGGACTTAAAACAGAAAGTCTTCGATTCGCCATCAGTATGTAAATCTGGTAATTTGTAGTAGTTTTGATATTTATAACAGTTTTAATGTTTATAAAGTATTTTGTTCCTTTTTGAAATAGCTTGAAGTGTCCCACATGTTCGCAACCCCAATTGAAGTGGGAATGTCATACTTTGCACCATTCATGGAGACAGAAAAAGATATacttaaagaagaagaagatgagctTCAAAAGACCAAAAATTCTGACCACATAGCCCATGTTTCGCTGAATAGAGGCATGCCCTCTACAAGTGGGATCGATGGCCTGACGAGAATGGTAGAGAAGATTGAGAATAGACAAAAGAGGATGGAGACAAGTGTGGAAGGTATTCTTAAGTTTCTTAAATCTGTagaattgaaaataaataataggTTTAAAGAACTAGGGCAGAAGATGAATGGAAGAATAGAAGCAATAAGGAGCCAACAATCTAGTTATTCGGGTGCCCTATACACCAATGAATTTATGGTAAGCATGTTTTATAGACTTTAATAATCTGTGTGCATGTAACAGAACCttaacaaatacactgtatCTGGTATGTATTTGTTACACAGAGAGCAAGGGCGTTTGAAAAGCACCTTAACAAGGTGGAGGAGGACCAAGAAGAAGATAACGTTGAAGATTTAAACTTGGATTCAAGCAATCAAACGGTGCTTGAAAAAAGGGATGACGATGAAGATAAAGATGGAAAAGGGCTCATGGATGAAAGTCGAGCAGCAAGTTCTAGAGGGCAAGATGGTGAACAACCTAAAATGGCAAAATTAGGCATACCACCAACAGACGGAGATAGAGATTGTTCGCCGTATAtggtaaagaaaaaaatcaaattgttgAAGCTGTGTATATCTCATAATTTTATCAAGGAACATAGTCCAGCAATAAGGGTTATTCTAAAACACGTAAACATATCTCATAATTTTTATCTAATTTATAACTTATTATCCTATTAAtggacttctttttttttttaattgaacaCCACAAAGGAAGGATTGGGAATAAAAAGATCAAATGCTAAATAGTATAGAGAGGTTACGCCAGTTTCAACAGAAATATGGATAAATGCTTTAAGAGGAAAACTTGTTCCACCAAGAAAGGATACAGATAATTCATCCTCAAAATGGCCATCGTTTGATCTCCATCTAAGTCAAGCTTGATCTATtcattttaaaagttttttGTTAGGGGGTCAACAATTTATGGGAATATTTGTTGTTTTATTGGATTACTTACATTAAatctataaattttttattctactaaaatatttgtttttggatatacaaaatttatctatttatttgtAAAGTGATTTCCAAATTCATGCTTATAAGTTgtaaattaagtaaattgaaataCATTGTATTTAGAGACTGATGATGAAGACAATATAATAATACAACTTATAACTTGCCTATTCAAATTAACCAAAATAGACTATTTACAAAAAACTATAAATAACAAATACGATTAGAAACTATACATAATGTATCTTTCCCCTATGTGGTAATATATGTCATTACTTTCATATTAGGACAACCTCAATGTATCTATTTCAAAAATAACTATACTTGAATTTAAAACAGGTTAGTACAATATAATGTATTTAGTCAACATACCTAAGTCACtgtaaaatataagaaatactTTGTATTTCAATGAACAAAAAATCAATCTTATTTGAACGAATCATTCAACCCACTTGATAACAAATACAACTATGAATATAGACAATTAGAAAGGAATTATAAAGTACTTAgaactttaaattattaaattagaaaattattaaatgagttctttacaagacctacaattgtgatttttttttctacgCCTGCTGCAATGAGCAGTTGCTTTTTTCTCTAGAAATGAAGTAAACCTCTACTTTTTTGGTCTTCCAGCTGGACGTTTAATCTGCGGTGGAAGTATTCCATCATTCCCATGTTGGTGCATATTCCTAATTTGGTTTACACTACCAATAGGATGTGTTCCCTTCTTGTACAAGTTTATCAAATTTGAGACATAGTAGAACTTATTAGTGTACAAATGGAGAATATAGATTCCTTGTGAACAATGCTATACATGCATGTGAACAAGAGATCAGATCAAAGTCCCATTAACGACATGAGCATGTGCGATCTAAAATGTCGACGACAAATTGTTTCTTACGATGGTGGACTTCACATTCATGTTGGTCTATAGGATATATCTGtcaaaacaatacaaaaaatgtcattTACAAACAATTGAATACATATTTTGGTTAATTTGAATAGCTTGGCACGAGGAAAGGGGCAGCTCGAGTGAAAATCGAATTGACGGCTAGGAGATGGCCCGACGCAACTCGGCTAGAGTGCACGTGGCTCAGGTACGACTTGCGGGGACGAGGCTGAGGACGACTTGGCTTCCAACGAATGCACGGTGCGGTCAGCGACTCGAGTTCGCAGCAATCTCCTACGCGACTAGGTGGAGTTTCGACGATGGCACACACGACGACCGACGAAGACAGTTGGCTACGCGACGATCTTCGACTTGACGGAACAACTTGAGGTGGCTAACGACACGCGAACGGCAGTGGGCTGGGCTTCGATGGCGACGCACAAAACGACAGACGAAGGCGGCTTGCAGTCGGCAATGACACTCGCCTCGGATCTACGGCTGGAAAGCTCAGGAACGGTAGATCGGCTCGACGGTCGACAGATCAGCGATCAACAGGTCCGCATGCTATTTCCTAATTAAACCAACCAAACCTTCTCTCACTTCATTTAAAATCCCTCAAATCCcccttttaaattaaatatttttcctctctccaatcacatcactttatcttcccaaaaaaatataataaaactaaataattacattatctttataatataattattttatccttattttaattaattatatacccaaacatataattaatcaaaattcttTCAAGGAATAAGATTTGCCCTtaagtaattatattatccttataatataattattttaacttcacaaCCAATTAATTATACACTCAAATgtacaattaattaaatttccacAAATACCACAATTGgatattttccaaaatatctaataattTCCAATTTCTACCAATCAATTATTTAAACACTTGAATAACacttaaaaaattcaaaaattaaacttagataattacaaataaattaccttaaattttagGGCATTACGTTGAAAGCAAGAGAAAATTCACACATTATGATTTCAATGGAAATATGTCTAAGGATTCaaatatgttttataaattCTTTTCATTTTGGAACGTATTTGTAAGAAGAGCCACTCACAATCACAGTCAGCTAGCTCCTTAGCCTGGCTTCCCTGGCCAAGAGTCTCCCTTTCACTTCTCAAAATTCTCGCTAGAAATGAGCTCGTTCCGTGTCTTCAAATCCTAGAATACACCTCCCTATCATTTCTTAACAAATTTAGGGTAAAAGCAACTTCAAAATGACCTTAATTCCTCTTTTTATAAACCTCCCTGGTGAGTTTCCCCATGACGAAATAATTACACTCGCCGACGGCGAGAAGTGGCCCAATCTCAAAACTCCCGTGTCTCTGTCATCCCCCATCCTGAACTTTAACTGGGCAGTAGGGTCCAATTAATTGCCGACCTATTGACTTCAGGGTCGTATCACTTTTCCTAGGTGAGGTAGCTCGATCTTGCCTAAATTTTCGCCGCGTAACTCTCCTCCGTAGGGTCCTTCTACTGCATAATCCTTTCACGCAGTATCCTTATCACAGGGCCTTAATCGCGTTGACGGTACGCGACCAGAGCCTTACATGAAGCGTTCTGTTTTTGTCCATTAGTCTTTGGGTGATAACTTATGTTGAGATGTTTAGTATCTCCAACATCTTGAATAATTTTCTCCAAAACGATCTAGTGAATCGATTGTCACGATCACTGATGATGTTCACTAAGGCACAATCAAGTTCCACAACGTACATGAAGAAAAGTTGGATTGTCATTCAGTAACAAATCTTATGTGTTAGAATGAATGTGAGAAAATGTGCGATGAAATCGAGAGATATGCTCTCCCATGACCTTGAGGGCACAAGTAGGGGTTCCAACAGACCTGTTAATTTTGCACATTCAACTTTATCTTGCTGACATACAACATAAGTCTTAGTAAACTGTATCACATCATTCTAAAGACTCTGCCAGTAGTAGCCTTGTTTCGATAGTGCATAATTTTTGTTACTAACCATTATGTCCAACCCACATTGTGTCATGAAATTCTTTCATTAGTAGTCATCGTAGGTCACTTGAAAG
Encoded proteins:
- the LOC103496877 gene encoding MLP-like protein 423 translates to MSQSESIWVKVQLKSSIEKFYGFFRNHMGDLVNLFPEQFNNFAIVEGQKFSADTVIQLKYHLGSRQLLTANIKLKVVDDMKKYIIYETIEGDLLKNYKVFTVKLEVVNGSLNKVGGGSFAKWTIDFVKAKENVPSPENYVEMFINISKGVDAYFSQNQKP